The genomic interval ACATGTCTGAACGGAGTGTGGATGTCAGCTGTGCTTTCAAGCACCACCACATCAATAGACACAGTAGCTGACAGGGAGGCTTCTCCATGATCACAAACCAACACCACCAAGGGGtgacttttcaggtcattgtcaCTCATTCTCCTCTTGGTGCGGATCTCCCCGGTGCTGGTTCCCATCCGGAAGAGGTTGTTGTTGCCTTTGGGCTCAGACAGGTGATAGGAGAGCAGTGCATTGTATCCAGAGTCTGCATCTACAGCCCTGATCTTTGCCACAAAGTATCCCGCTTCTGCAGAATAGGGGATGCTCTCGCTGTTAACGGAGCTGTGCTCGGAATAGGGCGCCAGGATGGTGGGACTGTTGTCGTTCTCATCCAGGATGAAAACATTCACGGTGACGTTGCTGCTGAGCGGAGGAACTCCGGAGTCTGTGGCCTGGACTTTGAACTGAAAGGTCTTTAGCTTCTCGTAGTCAAAGGACTGCAAACTGACTATATCTCCAGTCTCGGAGTTGATGTTCATAACTGATGTTACTGGAATCCCGTTTGCATCTCCCAGTAAAGCGTAGGTCACTCTTGCATTCTCGTTGATATCGGAATCTCCAGCAATTACTCTACTGATGCTGACTCCCACAGGACTATTTTCTTTAAcgtaaatatttgtaattgtttCAGAAAAATGCGGCGCATTATCGTTAACGTCAGACACTCGGATAGTGATAACGCTGCTGCTAGATAGAGGCGGACTCCCTTCATCGGTTGCCACAATAGTGATATCGTACAAAGAGCATTGTTCCCTGTCAATTAGGCCATCCACAACTAATgagtaataatttttataattagatTTAAGCTTAAAGGGTGTAGAAGCAGCAATTTTACACTGAGTGTTGCCATTCTTTCCTCCATCTTTATCAGTGACTGTCACTAAAGCAACGACGCTTCCTATCTCGGCGTCTTCTTTAACTGGATTCATGAGTGACGTTACTACGATTTCTGGGGCATTGTCGTTGACGTCGAGAACCTCCACCAGTAGTTTAGCATTAGCCCTCCGAGGATACGGACCTTTATCTGTAGCCTGGACGTGAATATCATAGGCTGCTTGTGCCTCGTAGTCTAAATGGTCTTTAACCGTGATTTCACCGGTTTCTGCGTCAATTAAAAACACATCAGCGGGGTCAAAATGTGCACGTTTAACAAACCCGAACATCAGCTTCCCGTTGTCACCTTCGTCTAAATCTGATGCACTCAACTGAAGCACCAAAGACCCAGGCAGGGCGTTTTCTTTGACTCGGGCTTTATAAAGTCCTTGACTAAAAGATGGAGTGTTATCATTAACATCCAGGACATTTACATTTAACTCCAGTGTTCCAGTTTTAGGAGGCTTTCCTCCATCTATGGCACTGAGTGTTAACTTCACTGTGGCTTGTTTTTCTCGGTCTAAAGCTTTTAGCAACACCAACTCAGCAGATACACTATGCTCGCCACCGCCCTGCACATCCAGAGAGAAATACTCATTCGGGGTCAATTTGTAGGTTTTAATGGAGTTACCAGTAGTATCTGAGTCCAACGCGAGTGGGAGTAAGAAATGCTCCCCTGTGAGGGATGATTCTGAAATGTTAATTGAGTGGGACTCCTCCACGAAGCGAGGTGCATTGTCGTTTAAATCATGAACAGTCACCTCAATTCGATGAAGCCCCATCGGGTTCCTCAGAAGAGCTTCTAGATTGAGAGTGCATTTTACGGACTTAGGACACAGCTCCTCACGGTCTATTCTCTCCGCAACATAAAGCTCCCCCGTACGGAAATTGGTCTTGAAATATTCCTTACTGTAACCGGACACCACAGTGAGATCTCTGGTTTGTAAGTCCCTGACGTTGATGTTTAAATCCTTCGCGACGTTGCCCACCACGGTTCCTTTGTCCATCTCCTCGGAAATCGAGTAGGATATCTGAGCAGTGCAGCAGTCCCATAAAAGCGCCATGAACAACCAGCAAATACGTATCCGGTTCCGTTTAACAAGCATCGTTCTTCCCACGGATTCCACCGTCGGGAACATTTTTAATCCACAAAAGAGTGCTCGATAGTCCACTTGATCCATACACTCGCGTTCTCTTCTTTATGTCATCGTCTTCGTGGCTCCGAGCACAATGTGATTTGTTTCATGACGTAGCCACAGGAAGGTGGCGACTGCGAGTTTTACACCAAGTGGCGGTCTACTGCGACCTCAAGCGTTTAATTTTGGTATGACAATATACggttttaaaaacaaagcacccacaaaacaaagcaatttaCTAAGAATTGGGGTTTAAAACCAGGAACAATTCCACTCATACAGTTTCCTGGGAATGAGCTCGAGTTTActtgtgatttatttttcatcaaatcCCAACATCGATATTTGTTTTCTTATAAGGAAATACTCTAATGTGGTCTCTGATTTCTACTATAATGATAcagtattgtttttgttatgaataAGGAGGCTAATGAAGTTTTAAGCTGAAAGCAAGCAAGCTTTTCTATTGTACATTAACATTCAGCACCAAGGACAGCAGCAATACTTTCCCTGAAGCACATTCTGTTTCCTGTCATATAGTAGGCCTTCTGGTCAAAACCCTGATATGAATAAAAACTACATCCTAGTAGGTGTCAGTCACAGGCTGCCAACTGATTGTCATTTAcatgaaccactacactaatAATGCCAGAGCTAACAATTAGCACACAAAA from Doryrhamphus excisus isolate RoL2022-K1 chromosome 23, RoL_Dexc_1.0, whole genome shotgun sequence carries:
- the LOC131110216 gene encoding protocadherin alpha-5-like isoform X4, giving the protein MDQVDYRALFCGLKMFPTVESVGRTMLVKRNRIRICWLFMALLWDCCTAQISYSISEEMDKGTVVGNVAKDLNINVRDLQTRDLTVVSGYSKEYFKTNFRTGELYVAERIDREELCPKSVKCTLNLEALLRNPMGLHRIEVTVHDLNDNAPRFVEESHSINISESSLTGEHFLLPLALDSDTTGNSIKTYKLTPNEYFSLDVQGGGEHSVSAELVLLKALDREKQATVKLTLSAIDGGKPPKTGTLELNVNVLDVNDNTPSFSQGLYKARVKENALPGSLVLQLSASDLDEGDNGKLMFGFVKRAHFDPADVFLIDAETGEITVKDHLDYEAQAAYDIHVQATDKGPYPRRANAKLLVEVLDVNDNAPEIVVTSLMNPVKEDAEIGSVVALVTVTDKDGGKNGNTQCKIAASTPFKLKSNYKNYYSLVVDGLIDREQCSLYDITIVATDEGSPPLSSSSVITIRVSDVNDNAPHFSETITNIYVKENSPVGVSISRVIAGDSDINENARVTYALLGDANGIPVTSVMNINSETGDIVSLQSFDYEKLKTFQFKVQATDSGVPPLSSNVTVNVFILDENDNSPTILAPYSEHSSVNSESIPYSAEAGYFVAKIRAVDADSGYNALLSYHLSEPKGNNNLFRMGTSTGEIRTKRRMSDNDLKSHPLVVLVCDHGEASLSATVSIDVVVLESTADIHTPFRHVPIKEETFSDLHLYLLIAIVAVSLIFLLSLITLVAVRCHRQTDGTLGRYGAPMITTHPDGSWSYSKATQQYDVCFSSDTLKSDVVVFPAPFPPVDAELISINGGDTFTRTQTLPNSDKPKAPNSDWRYSASLRAGGVMQSSVHMEESSVMQGAQGVLVQNWPTASSAADAEGGEVSPPMGAGVDSNSWHFRYGPGGPGAPPQHLKPGEVPPEAFIIPGSPAIISIRQNQGGEDDKSDFITFGKKEEAKKKKKKKKDKKDKKDKGKDDDE